Proteins from a single region of Fodinibius sp. Rm-B-1B1-1:
- a CDS encoding S8 family peptidase has protein sequence MITRILLIISIIATFIGCSTTEPTTQPEPTAPSEKQPEVVEEPIDFSTMLEPPKGWHHWNEQDTQFRGISSKNAYETVLSNKSPQKEVVVAVIDGGVDPEHEDLDDVMWTNEDEVPANGKDDDGNGYIDDVNGWNFIGGSDGKNVNHDTFELTRIYRDLHQRFANVDTTTLNKQAREKYVYYKEIRSDYEAEVNQLNQQYKNIESLNQSMQEAQNILDNHFADSSYSYEDIQNLQPTSQELNFAKNVMSYILENDIDSTLITDQKKQIYEFAKYGYNPDFSPRDIVGDNYEDKTERYYGNHDVAGPDPSHGTHVAGIIAAERDNGIGVNGVATNTRIMAIRAVPNGDERDKDVANAVRYAVDNGADIINMSFGKSYSPHKEVVNKAIAYADENDVLMVHGAGNSAENSDKKPSYPTDKYENGGSANLWLSVGATAWKPDENFVAQFSNYGNETVDLFAPGVDIYSTMPGNEYKFQEGTSMASPVVAGSAALIMAYYPHLSTQQIRQIIMENTTRYADQEVILPNEGNPEASETVQFSELSVSDGVVNVYKALQAAEELSNR, from the coding sequence ATGATTACCCGTATTCTTCTCATCATCTCCATCATCGCCACCTTCATTGGCTGTTCTACAACAGAACCTACTACACAACCAGAACCGACGGCTCCATCGGAAAAACAGCCAGAAGTTGTTGAAGAACCCATAGACTTTTCGACGATGCTGGAACCTCCAAAGGGCTGGCATCACTGGAATGAACAAGATACCCAGTTTCGGGGCATCAGCAGCAAAAATGCTTATGAGACCGTGCTTAGCAATAAATCGCCTCAAAAAGAAGTGGTGGTAGCAGTCATTGATGGCGGCGTAGATCCCGAACACGAGGATCTCGATGATGTTATGTGGACCAATGAGGATGAGGTTCCTGCTAACGGAAAGGATGACGACGGCAATGGATATATAGACGATGTTAACGGGTGGAATTTTATTGGCGGATCGGATGGCAAAAATGTAAATCATGACACCTTTGAACTCACACGCATTTATCGTGATCTGCACCAACGGTTTGCCAATGTAGATACGACTACCCTTAATAAGCAAGCACGCGAAAAGTATGTCTACTACAAAGAAATACGGTCGGACTATGAAGCGGAAGTCAATCAACTCAATCAACAGTACAAAAATATTGAATCGCTAAACCAGAGCATGCAGGAAGCACAGAATATCCTCGATAACCATTTCGCGGATTCCTCATATTCATATGAAGATATTCAAAACCTACAGCCCACCAGTCAAGAGCTCAATTTTGCCAAAAATGTAATGAGCTATATACTCGAAAATGATATTGATTCTACGCTCATTACCGATCAAAAGAAACAGATTTATGAGTTTGCTAAATATGGCTACAATCCTGATTTCAGTCCGCGGGATATTGTTGGTGATAACTATGAGGACAAAACCGAACGCTACTACGGGAATCATGACGTAGCAGGACCGGATCCCTCACATGGCACACATGTGGCCGGAATTATTGCCGCGGAACGTGACAATGGGATTGGGGTAAATGGAGTTGCTACCAACACACGCATAATGGCTATTCGCGCCGTGCCCAATGGTGATGAACGCGACAAAGACGTAGCTAATGCCGTTCGCTATGCCGTGGATAATGGGGCCGATATCATTAATATGAGCTTCGGGAAAAGTTATTCTCCCCACAAAGAAGTAGTAAATAAAGCCATCGCTTATGCCGACGAAAATGACGTATTAATGGTTCATGGTGCCGGCAATAGTGCTGAAAACAGTGATAAGAAACCCAGCTATCCCACCGATAAGTATGAAAATGGAGGATCTGCTAATTTATGGCTGAGTGTTGGGGCTACTGCATGGAAACCAGATGAAAATTTTGTAGCTCAATTCAGCAATTACGGCAATGAAACCGTAGATCTGTTTGCACCCGGCGTAGATATCTACTCAACCATGCCCGGCAACGAGTACAAATTTCAAGAAGGTACCAGCATGGCTTCCCCCGTTGTGGCCGGATCTGCTGCACTCATTATGGCTTATTATCCTCATCTGTCAACTCAACAAATTCGACAGATCATCATGGAAAACACTACCCGGTATGCTGATCAAGAGGTCATTCTCCCAAATGAGGGAAATCCAGAAGCTTCGGAAACTGTACAATTTTCTGAACTATCTGTTTCTGATGGAGTTGTTAATGTTTATAAAGCCCTTCAGGCAGCAGAAGAATTAAGCAATCGTTGA
- a CDS encoding class I SAM-dependent methyltransferase — MCNSAITMPQTASTETGFDEWFVTALNSGALMLMISIGHRTGLFDAMAEMNWTDSEELAENAGLNERYVREWLGAMATGGIVEVDESERYLLPKEHTRLLTRGTDSENLAVMSQYISVLGSVEDDIVECFKNGGGVPYEKYDRFHEVMAEDSGMTVVDALEDYILPLVPGLVGELQSGKSVLDVGCGRGRAILKMAGLFPNSRFKGLDLSEEAISWARAEAKKRGLKNVEFEIRDASDFEQTAESEAYDFVTTFDAIHDQAKPLSVLKGINRTLKPDGLYLMQDIHSTGHVHKNLDHPLGPALYTVSCMHCMSVSLAQGGDGLGAMWGRKKAKELLREAGFEDIEIHQLDHDIQNDYYVVQK; from the coding sequence ATGTGTAATTCAGCGATAACAATGCCTCAAACGGCAAGTACTGAGACAGGGTTCGACGAATGGTTTGTTACGGCCTTAAATAGTGGTGCTTTAATGTTAATGATTTCAATCGGTCACCGTACAGGGTTATTTGATGCGATGGCTGAAATGAATTGGACCGACAGTGAAGAGTTGGCTGAAAATGCTGGTCTGAATGAGCGATACGTTAGAGAGTGGCTTGGAGCAATGGCCACGGGAGGAATTGTAGAGGTAGATGAATCGGAACGATATCTTCTACCCAAAGAACATACTCGACTATTAACGAGGGGTACGGATTCAGAAAATCTTGCTGTTATGTCACAATATATTTCAGTATTGGGTAGTGTTGAAGACGATATTGTGGAATGCTTTAAAAATGGTGGAGGAGTACCCTATGAAAAGTATGATCGATTCCATGAAGTGATGGCCGAAGATAGCGGAATGACAGTCGTAGATGCGCTTGAAGATTATATTCTGCCATTAGTTCCTGGACTTGTCGGAGAACTTCAAAGCGGGAAATCCGTTCTGGATGTAGGATGTGGTCGCGGACGAGCAATTCTTAAAATGGCCGGACTATTCCCGAACAGTAGATTTAAAGGTCTGGACCTGTCAGAAGAAGCCATAAGCTGGGCAAGGGCCGAAGCTAAGAAAAGAGGTTTGAAAAACGTAGAGTTTGAGATCCGTGATGCCAGTGACTTTGAGCAAACAGCTGAATCGGAGGCCTATGATTTTGTAACTACGTTCGATGCGATCCACGATCAGGCGAAACCGCTGTCGGTACTTAAGGGAATTAATCGTACGCTAAAGCCGGACGGACTTTACCTCATGCAGGATATTCATTCCACAGGACATGTCCATAAAAATCTGGATCATCCGTTGGGTCCAGCGCTTTATACGGTTTCGTGCATGCATTGTATGTCGGTGTCGTTGGCTCAGGGCGGAGATGGACTTGGTGCTATGTGGGGACGGAAAAAAGCGAAGGAACTACTTAGAGAGGCTGGATTCGAGGATATAGAGATTCACCAGTTGGATCATGACATCCAAAATGATTATTACGTAGTACAAAAATGA
- a CDS encoding tetratricopeptide repeat protein translates to MYRWKCRLVTSGIYVMGLLGSLFLFTSCSDESDDRHLFADQRAPLFEGMGNHNFDVSLQDTLADQYFDQAMILTYGFNHKEAERSFRQVADLQPDHPMAWWGVALVQGPNLNLPMMPDAIPVAWEALQKAQELRANGTQREQDYINALAKRYAEIPPEDRTQLDSAYAQAMEEVAEKYPDDMDAQVLYAEALMDLHPWDFWAEEGEAQPWTPKILGILENVIEQHPDHPMANHLYIHATEASPNPEKALESAKRLGNAVPGAGHLVHMPAHTYIRVGMYHEGSEANERAIESDNEYVAQCHQQGMYPLGYMPHNHHFLWATATLEGRMKRSLEAAKNTFEHVDTTMMREPGMGLLQHFWAIPMYGNVRFGEWDAIMSTPKPDEELLYPRGVWHYARGMAFLANEEIDSARQSLDNLKTIAADDSLKEVIIMNHAYDLMQIAARVLEGEIHAKNNEYDQAVESLKEAIAIEDELLYNEPPDWFFPVRHNLGTVLLDAGKATEAEQVFRDDLKEFPNNGWALFGLYQSLLAQGRESEAQEVKNQFDEVWQYADFELTSPRILERKGA, encoded by the coding sequence ATGTATAGATGGAAATGTCGTTTAGTTACATCTGGTATTTATGTTATGGGGCTTCTTGGTAGTCTTTTTCTATTTACCAGTTGTTCTGATGAATCTGACGATCGGCATTTGTTTGCCGATCAGCGAGCGCCCTTATTTGAGGGGATGGGGAACCACAATTTTGATGTATCTCTGCAGGATACGCTGGCTGATCAATATTTTGATCAGGCCATGATTTTGACTTATGGTTTTAATCATAAAGAAGCTGAGCGCTCATTCCGTCAGGTTGCCGACCTTCAGCCCGATCATCCGATGGCATGGTGGGGTGTGGCATTAGTGCAGGGACCGAATTTGAATCTTCCAATGATGCCTGATGCCATTCCGGTAGCTTGGGAAGCGCTGCAAAAAGCGCAGGAGTTGAGAGCTAATGGAACGCAGCGCGAGCAGGATTATATTAATGCTCTGGCGAAGCGCTATGCTGAAATTCCGCCCGAAGATCGTACTCAGCTGGACAGTGCTTATGCTCAGGCAATGGAAGAAGTAGCCGAAAAGTATCCCGATGATATGGATGCGCAGGTATTATATGCCGAGGCTTTAATGGATTTGCATCCGTGGGATTTTTGGGCGGAGGAAGGAGAAGCACAACCGTGGACGCCCAAGATTTTAGGGATACTTGAAAATGTGATAGAACAACATCCCGATCACCCAATGGCTAATCATCTGTATATTCATGCCACTGAAGCTTCACCCAATCCCGAGAAAGCATTGGAAAGTGCCAAACGACTGGGTAATGCGGTACCTGGGGCGGGACACTTGGTACACATGCCGGCACATACCTACATCCGTGTGGGAATGTACCACGAAGGGTCGGAGGCTAATGAGCGGGCGATTGAATCCGATAATGAATATGTGGCACAATGCCATCAGCAAGGGATGTATCCACTGGGATATATGCCACACAATCATCACTTTTTATGGGCTACAGCTACGTTGGAAGGGCGCATGAAACGTAGTTTAGAGGCTGCCAAAAATACGTTTGAGCATGTCGATACGACCATGATGCGTGAGCCGGGGATGGGACTCTTGCAGCATTTTTGGGCTATCCCAATGTATGGCAATGTGAGGTTTGGAGAATGGGATGCCATTATGTCTACTCCAAAACCTGATGAGGAACTACTTTATCCTCGTGGTGTTTGGCATTATGCTCGTGGAATGGCGTTTTTGGCTAACGAAGAGATTGACAGCGCAAGGCAAAGCCTCGATAATCTTAAAACTATTGCTGCGGATGATTCATTAAAAGAGGTTATCATAATGAATCACGCTTATGATCTCATGCAGATTGCTGCCCGCGTGTTGGAGGGGGAAATTCATGCCAAAAATAATGAGTATGACCAAGCTGTTGAGTCATTAAAAGAGGCGATCGCGATTGAGGATGAGTTGCTTTACAACGAGCCGCCAGATTGGTTCTTCCCTGTACGCCATAATCTCGGTACAGTTTTGTTGGATGCCGGTAAAGCTACCGAGGCCGAACAGGTTTTTCGCGATGATCTTAAGGAGTTTCCCAACAATGGATGGGCGCTCTTTGGGCTGTATCAAAGCTTATTGGCTCAGGGACGCGAAAGTGAAGCCCAAGAAGTTAAAAATCAGTTTGATGAAGTATGGCAATATGCTGATTTCGAGCTGACATCTCCCCGCATTTTAGAGCGGAAAGGAGCTTAA
- a CDS encoding TetR/AcrR family transcriptional regulator: MDRSPETTRTKIMNAAESMILDKGFAGTTVNNIIEQADVSKGAFFHYFSSKAELGKELVQRYADEDAEHLEQTLVKAEGLSDDPLQQLLIFVKLFEQEIESLEEPFPGCLFASYLQQSELFDHNILDIIRKSMLLWRTRVLEKLKKIEQEYPPRREVDLESLADMLMVIFEGSFVLSQSLNENKIIAQQLSHYHNYLSMLFKESSK, translated from the coding sequence ATGGATAGAAGCCCAGAAACTACTCGTACTAAAATCATGAATGCCGCCGAATCAATGATTCTTGATAAAGGGTTTGCAGGAACTACCGTTAATAACATCATTGAACAAGCTGATGTAAGCAAAGGCGCTTTTTTTCATTACTTCTCCAGTAAGGCTGAGCTGGGAAAAGAGTTGGTACAACGCTATGCAGATGAGGATGCCGAACATCTTGAACAAACACTCGTCAAAGCAGAAGGTCTAAGTGATGACCCCTTACAACAGTTGCTTATATTTGTGAAGCTTTTTGAACAGGAAATAGAATCATTGGAAGAGCCCTTCCCTGGATGTCTCTTCGCTTCTTACCTTCAGCAGTCTGAGCTTTTTGATCACAACATTTTGGACATTATTCGAAAATCAATGCTACTGTGGCGCACAAGAGTTCTTGAAAAGCTCAAAAAAATCGAGCAAGAATATCCGCCCCGCCGCGAAGTGGACCTTGAAAGTCTGGCAGATATGTTGATGGTAATATTTGAGGGATCATTCGTTTTGTCTCAATCTTTGAATGAAAACAAAATTATCGCCCAGCAACTATCTCATTATCATAATTATTTAAGTATGCTATTTAAAGAATCCTCAAAATAA